The Winslowiella toletana region CGCGACCGTAATACTGCTATTGGTGCCGGTGCCGGTGCAATCGGCGGTTCTGTTCTGACGAACGGCAGCGGTTTAGGTACCGTTGGTGGCGCTGCCGTTGGCGGTATCATTGGTCATCAGATCAGCAAGTAGTTTTTACTAACCATTATAAGAAACTGTTCTGGCTTAACGCAGCGCATCTGATAACAAAAAAGGCCGCGAATCCCGCGGCCTTTTCTTTTGAATTTTTCCTGAGCGCCAGTCTGATTAACCGCCAGCCAGCTTAACTTTCATGCCCTTTGCTTCCAGCAAGCTTTTAAGCAGGTCGCGTTTATCACCCTGAATCTCAATCACGCCCTCTTTGACTGCGCCACCGCAGCCGCATTTCTTCTTAAGTTCGGCCGTCAGTCTGGACAGCTCAGCATCATCCAGCTCAATGCCGGTAATCAGGCAAACACCTTTGCCTTTGCGCCCGCTGGTCTGCCGCTGAATACGCACCACGCCGTCACCTTTGGGACGCTGCACCTTTTCTTTGGGCTGTTCAATGCGGCCGCTGTCGGTAGAGTAGACTAAACGGCTGTTGTCGTCGTTCATGATGGCTCCTTCAGCGATGCCAAAATATTTTGCAGCGCTTGCGCCGGGTCGTCAGACTGCGTAATAGGACGACCAATCACCATATAGTCAACGCCCGCGCGCTGCGCTTCTGGCGGCGTCATAATCCGACGCTGATCGCCTGCGGCGCTGCCTGCCGGGCGAATGCCCGGCGTGACCAGCTTGAAATTCTGGCCAATGGCCGCTTTTAACCGCTCCGCTTCATGAGCGGAACAGACCACGCCATCAAGACCACAGTCGTTGGTCAGGCGCGCCAGCCGCTCAGCATGCTCTGCCGGAGAGAGATCGATACCGATATCACGCAGATCTTCGGCTTCCATGCTGGTCAATACGGTAACCGCAATCAGTAAAGGCGCATCTTTACCAAATGGCAGCAGCGCCTCGCGTGCTGCGGTCATCATGCGCCTG contains the following coding sequences:
- the osmB gene encoding osmotically-inducible lipoprotein OsmB translates to MSINAKRITAAMLAATLVLSLSGCSNWSKRDRNTAIGAGAGAIGGSVLTNGSGLGTVGGAAVGGIIGHQISK
- the pyrF gene encoding orotidine-5'-phosphate decarboxylase, with the translated sequence MSSPQTVNDSPILVALDYADRQRAMAFVDRIDPQSCRLKIGKEMFTLFGPQLVRDLQQRGFEIFLDLKFHDIPNTAAHAVAAAADLGVWMVNVHASGGRRMMTAAREALLPFGKDAPLLIAVTVLTSMEAEDLRDIGIDLSPAEHAERLARLTNDCGLDGVVCSAHEAERLKAAIGQNFKLVTPGIRPAGSAAGDQRRIMTPPEAQRAGVDYMVIGRPITQSDDPAQALQNILASLKEPS
- the yciH gene encoding stress response translation initiation inhibitor YciH, with product MNDDNSRLVYSTDSGRIEQPKEKVQRPKGDGVVRIQRQTSGRKGKGVCLITGIELDDAELSRLTAELKKKCGCGGAVKEGVIEIQGDKRDLLKSLLEAKGMKVKLAGG